The Gymnodinialimonas sp. 57CJ19 genome includes a window with the following:
- a CDS encoding FAD-binding oxidoreductase gives MVKAAFDTTPTRDSYDVVIVGGAIMGSSTAWFLTENPDFNGSVLVVERDPSYELCSTAHTNSCMRQQFSTELNVRISQFAADFVKNIRARMGNDDRIPDLSIRSFGYLYLADTEDFANVLRNNIKVQHKAGAATRLLSADEIKAAYPFYNVDDIVLGSINTVDEGYWDGAAVFDWWKRQARERGVEYVANEVVDMTRDGGRIRSVTLKSGEVIACGHVVNASGPRAARTAKMAGIDVPVEPRKRYSWVFKAETPLDRDLPLTIDPSGVHCRENGGGTYQAGGHTDVDPAVDYDDFTMDHGFWENHVWPILATRIPAFEAVKVQSEWAGHYSVNTLDHNAILGPHPEVENFIFLNGFSGHGLQQSPAMGRATAEWLAYGEFRTLDMGAFSYDRVLRNAPIIETAVI, from the coding sequence ATGGTGAAAGCGGCATTTGACACGACACCAACGCGCGACAGCTACGACGTGGTGATCGTAGGCGGCGCAATCATGGGGTCGTCAACGGCTTGGTTTCTGACGGAAAATCCGGACTTCAACGGCTCGGTTCTGGTGGTCGAACGCGACCCTAGTTACGAGCTGTGTTCAACTGCCCACACCAATAGCTGCATGCGGCAGCAGTTCTCGACCGAGCTGAACGTGCGCATCAGCCAGTTTGCCGCCGATTTTGTGAAGAACATCCGGGCCCGCATGGGCAATGATGACCGCATCCCGGACCTGTCGATCCGTTCTTTCGGCTATCTCTATCTGGCCGATACCGAAGACTTCGCCAACGTCCTGCGCAACAACATCAAGGTGCAGCACAAGGCAGGCGCTGCCACACGGTTGCTGAGCGCCGATGAGATCAAGGCCGCCTATCCATTCTATAACGTCGACGACATTGTTCTTGGCTCCATCAATACCGTGGACGAGGGCTATTGGGACGGTGCCGCCGTGTTTGATTGGTGGAAACGCCAAGCCCGAGAGCGCGGCGTTGAATATGTCGCCAACGAGGTGGTGGACATGACCCGCGATGGCGGGCGCATCAGGAGCGTGACCCTGAAATCCGGCGAGGTGATCGCCTGTGGTCACGTGGTCAACGCCTCTGGCCCCCGTGCCGCACGCACCGCGAAGATGGCCGGGATTGACGTGCCGGTAGAGCCGCGCAAGCGCTATTCCTGGGTGTTCAAAGCGGAAACCCCGCTGGACCGTGACCTGCCGCTGACCATTGACCCATCGGGCGTGCATTGCCGCGAAAACGGCGGCGGCACCTATCAGGCGGGGGGCCATACAGACGTTGACCCGGCGGTGGATTACGATGATTTCACGATGGACCACGGCTTTTGGGAGAACCACGTCTGGCCCATCCTTGCCACCCGCATCCCGGCATTTGAGGCGGTGAAGGTGCAATCTGAGTGGGCCGGGCATTATTCCGTCAACACGTTGGACCACAACGCCATTCTTGGCCCGCACCCAGAGGTGGAGAACTTCATCTTCCTCAACGGGTTCTCGGGCCACGGGTTGCAACAATCCCCTGCCATGGGCCGCGCCACTGCCGAGTGGCTGGCCTACGGAGAATTCCGCACGCTGGACATGGGCGCGTTCTCTTACGACAGAGTCCTGCGCAATGCTCCGATCATTGAGACCGCCGTTATCTAA
- a CDS encoding Lrp/AsnC ligand binding domain-containing protein: MPLPPLEDSDLDQADMRILRVLAADGRIPVTELASRVGLSKTPCQTRMKRLQEQGYIQGFRAILDPERLGLAHVAFVEVRLSDTREPALRAFNDAARAVPEIEQCHLIAGAFDYLLKVRSTDIADYRRVLGEVISRLPHVAATSTHVSMEAVKDGNGLG; the protein is encoded by the coding sequence ATGCCTCTCCCGCCGCTAGAAGACAGTGACCTTGACCAAGCCGACATGCGAATCCTTCGGGTGCTGGCGGCGGACGGTCGTATCCCCGTAACAGAATTGGCGTCGCGCGTGGGCCTGTCCAAGACGCCGTGCCAGACCCGCATGAAACGCCTGCAAGAACAGGGCTACATTCAAGGCTTCCGCGCGATCCTTGATCCCGAGCGGCTGGGGCTGGCCCATGTTGCCTTTGTCGAGGTCCGCCTGAGCGACACGAGAGAGCCCGCCCTGCGCGCCTTCAACGATGCCGCCCGCGCCGTACCCGAGATTGAACAATGCCATTTGATCGCCGGGGCTTTCGACTATCTTCTCAAGGTGCGCTCCACCGACATCGCCGATTATCGCCGCGTGTTGGGCGAAGTCATCAGTCGCCTGCCCCACGTGGCGGCCACCTCTACCCATGTGTCGATGGAGGCGGTGAAGGACGGAAACGGCCTTGGTTAA
- the putA gene encoding bifunctional proline dehydrogenase/L-glutamate gamma-semialdehyde dehydrogenase PutA yields the protein MSNLSAFRQAISTAYLEDDATALARLCKAHPISSDTRQAASARATRMVADIRAEDRGGLMEVFLAEYGLSTAEGLALMRLAEALLRVPDDATVDALIEDKIVPAEWSGHRGKSKSGLVNASTLALMLTGAVLSDEDGAGIAGTLKGAVKRLGEPVIRSATRRAMKEMGNQFVLGETIASAVKRGRDRAAEGYTFSYDMLGEAAVTAEEADTFHAAYADSIAYLAKHATREDIRENPGISVKLSALHPRYEEAQRDRVLAELVPRVLELAQAAKAAKMGFNIDAEEADRLDISLDVIEAVLSDPSLAGWDGFGVVVQAYGKRSAPVIDWLYALAEAHDRRIMVRLVKGAYWDTEIKRAQVAGLPGFPVYTAKAATDVSYLSCARQLLDRTDRIYPQFATHNAHTVAAVIEMADDPQAFEFQRLHGMGEALHDQVHRGNGSRCRIYAPVGAHRDLLAYLVRRLLENGANSSFVHKIMDEETPPEAVAEDPFITLDRPATPVTLPGALYAPERANSHGVDLADPETLAKLDADRAPFREATWQAGTGTGEVLDITNPADPSDIVGQVRLTTPEDAAQAIAAAEPWDASDRAAILNKAADLYEAHTAELFSLLAREAGKTLPDCEAELREAVDFMRYYAARIADLKNPALGRMTCISPWNFPLAIFTGQIAAALAAGNAVLAKPAESTPLIAARAVALLHEAGVPKTALQLLPGEGASVGAALTSNPLIDGVAFTGSTATAQAIHRAMAANLAPSAPLIAETGGLNAMIVDSTALPEQAVKDVVMSAFRSAGQRCSALRCLYVQEDIAPAFLKALYGAMDELSLGNAWPLATDIGPVIDARAQDGIAKHIAAARAEGRILHEGTAPSKGTFIAPTAIKVSAITDLAEEIFGPVLHVATFKARDLDRVIDEINATGYGLTFGIHSRIDDRIADVTGRIKAGNLYVNRNQIGAIVGSQPFGGQGLSGTGPKAGGPSYVPRFCRALMGAGHAGVPSDVAAAARDTRVAVAADQVLATVDLPGPTGEANRLTTHPRGRVLCLGPGEGAARAQAQFATSTGCAPVIAPDLAPAALAELPPFDAVIYWGSATEAQPYRIALAAMDGPILPLIMEVDPTPRLTIERHTCIDTTAAGGNAALLAAVA from the coding sequence ATGTCCAATCTTTCTGCCTTCCGCCAAGCCATTTCCACAGCCTACCTGGAAGACGACGCCACCGCCTTGGCACGTCTTTGCAAGGCCCATCCGATCAGTAGCGACACCCGCCAGGCGGCCTCTGCTCGGGCCACGCGCATGGTGGCCGACATCCGGGCCGAGGATCGCGGCGGGTTGATGGAGGTCTTCCTGGCTGAATATGGCCTTTCGACAGCCGAAGGTCTGGCCCTGATGCGTCTGGCCGAGGCGCTGTTGCGTGTGCCCGATGACGCCACCGTCGATGCGCTGATCGAAGACAAGATCGTGCCCGCGGAATGGTCCGGCCACCGGGGCAAGTCGAAATCGGGGCTGGTGAATGCCTCGACCCTCGCGTTGATGCTGACCGGTGCGGTCTTGTCCGATGAGGACGGCGCAGGCATCGCGGGAACCCTGAAAGGCGCGGTAAAACGTTTGGGCGAGCCGGTCATTCGTTCCGCCACCCGCCGCGCGATGAAAGAGATGGGCAATCAGTTCGTTCTGGGCGAGACCATCGCCAGTGCCGTGAAGCGGGGCCGGGATCGCGCGGCCGAGGGCTATACCTTCAGCTATGATATGTTGGGCGAGGCCGCCGTTACCGCCGAAGAGGCCGACACCTTCCACGCGGCCTACGCCGATTCCATCGCCTATCTGGCCAAACACGCCACCCGCGAGGATATCCGCGAGAACCCCGGTATCTCCGTCAAGCTCTCGGCCCTGCACCCCCGCTATGAAGAAGCGCAGCGCGACCGTGTTCTGGCCGAGTTGGTGCCCCGCGTGTTGGAGCTGGCCCAAGCTGCGAAAGCCGCCAAGATGGGGTTCAACATTGATGCGGAAGAGGCCGACCGGCTGGATATCTCCCTCGATGTGATCGAGGCGGTTCTGTCCGATCCGTCCCTGGCCGGATGGGACGGTTTCGGCGTTGTGGTGCAAGCCTACGGCAAACGCAGCGCCCCGGTGATCGACTGGCTCTACGCCTTGGCCGAGGCCCACGACCGCCGCATCATGGTGCGGCTGGTGAAAGGCGCCTATTGGGATACCGAGATCAAGCGTGCCCAAGTCGCGGGCCTTCCGGGCTTCCCCGTCTATACTGCCAAGGCCGCCACCGATGTCAGCTACCTTAGCTGTGCGCGGCAGCTTCTGGACCGCACCGACCGCATCTATCCGCAGTTCGCTACCCATAACGCCCATACCGTCGCCGCCGTGATCGAGATGGCCGACGACCCGCAAGCGTTTGAATTTCAGCGCCTTCACGGCATGGGCGAGGCGCTCCATGACCAGGTGCATCGCGGCAACGGCTCTCGCTGTCGGATCTACGCGCCCGTGGGGGCGCACCGCGACCTGCTCGCCTATCTGGTGCGGCGCTTGCTGGAAAACGGGGCGAATTCGTCCTTTGTGCATAAGATCATGGATGAGGAAACACCCCCTGAGGCGGTTGCCGAAGATCCCTTCATTACCCTTGATCGTCCCGCCACGCCCGTCACGCTGCCCGGTGCGCTTTACGCGCCTGAGCGGGCGAACTCCCATGGCGTTGATCTGGCCGACCCAGAGACGCTGGCCAAACTGGACGCGGACCGTGCGCCCTTCCGCGAGGCCACATGGCAAGCGGGCACCGGCACGGGCGAGGTTTTGGATATCACCAACCCTGCCGACCCCAGCGACATCGTGGGCCAGGTGCGCCTGACCACGCCCGAAGACGCCGCGCAAGCCATCGCCGCAGCAGAGCCGTGGGATGCCTCTGACCGCGCCGCGATCCTGAACAAGGCCGCAGATCTCTATGAGGCGCACACGGCAGAGTTGTTTTCCCTGCTGGCCCGTGAGGCCGGGAAAACCCTACCCGATTGCGAGGCAGAACTGCGCGAAGCCGTTGATTTTATGCGCTATTACGCGGCACGCATTGCCGATCTGAAAAACCCCGCTTTGGGCCGCATGACCTGTATCAGCCCGTGGAACTTCCCCTTGGCCATTTTCACCGGCCAAATTGCGGCGGCCCTTGCGGCGGGCAATGCGGTGCTGGCGAAACCGGCGGAGTCAACGCCGCTTATCGCGGCCCGCGCCGTTGCCTTGCTGCACGAAGCGGGCGTTCCGAAGACAGCCCTGCAATTGCTGCCGGGCGAAGGCGCGAGCGTGGGCGCGGCGCTCACCAGCAACCCGTTGATTGACGGCGTGGCCTTCACCGGCTCCACCGCGACGGCACAGGCAATCCACCGGGCGATGGCCGCAAACCTTGCGCCTTCCGCGCCGCTGATTGCGGAAACCGGAGGGCTGAACGCGATGATCGTGGACAGCACCGCGCTGCCCGAACAAGCCGTGAAGGATGTGGTCATGTCCGCCTTCCGCTCGGCCGGGCAACGCTGCTCTGCCCTGCGCTGCCTTTACGTGCAGGAAGACATCGCCCCCGCCTTCCTCAAGGCGCTTTACGGCGCGATGGATGAGCTTTCCCTGGGCAACGCTTGGCCGCTGGCCACCGATATTGGCCCCGTCATCGACGCCCGCGCTCAAGACGGTATCGCCAAGCATATCGCCGCCGCCCGGGCCGAAGGCCGCATCCTTCATGAAGGCACGGCGCCAAGCAAAGGCACCTTCATTGCCCCCACCGCTATCAAGGTCAGCGCAATCACCGATCTGGCCGAGGAAATCTTCGGCCCGGTGTTGCATGTCGCCACCTTCAAGGCCCGTGATCTGGACCGTGTGATCGACGAGATCAATGCCACGGGCTACGGGCTGACGTTTGGCATCCACTCGCGGATTGACGACCGGATTGCCGACGTCACGGGGCGGATCAAGGCGGGCAACCTCTATGTGAACCGCAACCAGATTGGCGCCATCGTAGGTAGCCAACCCTTTGGCGGACAGGGCCTTTCCGGCACCGGGCCAAAGGCCGGCGGGCCGTCCTATGTGCCGCGTTTCTGCCGTGCGCTTATGGGCGCGGGACATGCGGGCGTGCCCTCGGATGTGGCGGCAGCGGCCCGTGATACCCGCGTTGCGGTAGCGGCAGATCAGGTGCTTGCCACCGTCGATCTGCCCGGCCCCACCGGAGAGGCGAACCGCCTGACAACCCATCCTCGGGGCCGTGTGCTTTGCCTCGGACCGGGGGAGGGGGCGGCGCGCGCTCAGGCCCAGTTTGCCACCTCAACGGGGTGCGCGCCGGTGATCGCGCCCGATCTTGCCCCCGCCGCCTTGGCCGAGCTGCCCCCGTTTGACGCCGTGATCTACTGGGGCAGCGCGACAGAGGCGCAGCCCTATCGGATCGCACTGGCCGCGATGGATGGGCCGATCCTGCCGCTGATCATGGAGGTCGACCCCACGCCGCGCCTCACGATCGAACGGCACACCTGCATCGACACCACCGCGGCGGGGGGCAACGCGGCGCTTCTGGCAGCGGTGGCCTGA
- a CDS encoding ABC transporter substrate-binding protein codes for MCFPDFTSSLKGLLNGLLLAACFAGGAAAQDFEIEDRREYPGTSETVLRVISTADLDVFEPFLARFQTENPQVGIDYVVASSAEVHRAVRGGAVFDLVLSSAMDLQFTLANDGIAQTYSSNVTQALPDWARWNDRLFAFTAEPAVIVINDALFNGLPLPRTRAELVTLLREHPDRFAGRLGTYDLHVSGLGYLFATQEARSSDAYWRLTEVMGRLDARLYCCSGQMIDDVASGELALAYNVLGSYAAQRLTRVEGLSVLPLEDFANVMLRTALIPTTATEVAAAGAMLDALLREGMGQSAARPILPPLQTRGEADSSPFGPIRLGPALMVYLDRLNRESFLAAWGAAMEQ; via the coding sequence ATGTGTTTTCCTGATTTTACCAGCAGTCTGAAGGGTTTGCTGAACGGCCTGCTCCTTGCTGCGTGCTTCGCCGGAGGGGCTGCGGCGCAGGACTTCGAGATCGAAGACCGTCGCGAATATCCCGGCACCAGCGAAACGGTGCTGCGGGTTATCTCGACCGCTGATCTGGATGTGTTCGAGCCGTTCCTGGCTCGTTTCCAGACCGAGAATCCGCAGGTGGGGATCGACTATGTCGTCGCCTCCTCGGCTGAAGTGCACCGGGCTGTGCGCGGCGGGGCGGTGTTTGATCTGGTGCTCTCGTCTGCGATGGACCTGCAATTCACCCTGGCCAATGACGGGATTGCGCAGACCTATTCCAGCAATGTGACCCAAGCCTTGCCAGATTGGGCGCGCTGGAATGACAGGCTTTTTGCCTTCACCGCCGAGCCCGCCGTGATCGTTATCAACGATGCCCTGTTCAACGGCCTTCCGCTGCCGCGCACCCGCGCGGAGCTGGTGACGCTGCTGCGCGAGCACCCGGACCGGTTCGCGGGGCGTTTGGGCACCTACGATCTTCATGTGTCGGGCCTTGGCTACCTTTTCGCGACCCAAGAGGCGCGATCATCGGACGCCTATTGGCGATTGACCGAAGTGATGGGGCGGCTGGACGCGCGGCTGTATTGTTGTTCTGGCCAGATGATCGACGACGTGGCCAGCGGAGAATTGGCGTTGGCATACAATGTCTTGGGCTCCTACGCGGCGCAAAGGTTGACGCGGGTGGAAGGGCTTTCCGTGCTGCCGCTGGAAGATTTCGCCAACGTCATGCTGCGCACGGCCCTTATCCCGACCACGGCGACCGAGGTGGCAGCGGCGGGCGCGATGCTGGACGCGTTGCTGCGCGAGGGCATGGGCCAAAGCGCTGCCCGGCCCATCTTGCCGCCCCTGCAAACGCGCGGAGAGGCTGACAGTTCTCCGTTCGGGCCGATCCGCTTGGGACCGGCCCTGATGGTCTACCTCGACCGGTTGAACCGCGAGAGCTTCCTTGCCGCCTGGGGCGCGGCGATGGAGCAGTAG
- a CDS encoding sensor histidine kinase, with translation MSGSAHARGVRPGWSIARKLTLFLAAIVALLALISWGMVTSFAREAAGRTQDNVLEASATSIAETLRSEGGQIRLELPYAAFSMLGAISEDRVFYRVAAGEEVLTGYADLEGPEVAPGEVQFRTLSYRGAQVRAVSVMRVILSDGVAVPVTVTVAQTRDGVRNIAAGLSRQAAALSMVVFLLAVGMSAIAVRSSLLPLNTMAQNVATRGPSDLRPLRRRGPPELMPLVHALNRLMERLGGSMKRSEDFIAEAAHRVRTPLAIVRTQAEIALHSVTEDGQKQTLRRVIRAVDDASRSASQLLDHAMVSFRADALARERVDLPSLASGVADTLRPTAEMKDIDIALTLSAGTVEGDAILLQNALRNVLDNAIKYSPAETIVRVDVTKQGDEARIVVRDEGPGFGDGSAAHLTERFRRGAKVEGIVGSGLGLTIADEALRAHGGRLELGLAEGGGACVFLILPAV, from the coding sequence ATGAGCGGATCGGCCCATGCCCGCGGCGTGCGCCCTGGCTGGAGCATCGCCCGCAAACTGACCCTGTTTCTGGCAGCGATCGTGGCGCTTCTGGCGCTTATCAGCTGGGGCATGGTGACCTCTTTCGCGCGCGAGGCGGCGGGGCGCACCCAGGACAACGTGCTGGAGGCATCGGCCACCTCGATTGCAGAAACGCTGCGCTCGGAAGGGGGGCAAATCCGCCTGGAACTGCCCTATGCCGCCTTTTCCATGTTGGGCGCGATCAGTGAGGACCGGGTGTTCTACCGGGTCGCCGCCGGAGAGGAAGTCCTGACCGGCTACGCGGATCTGGAGGGGCCGGAGGTCGCGCCGGGAGAGGTGCAGTTTCGCACCCTGAGCTACCGCGGTGCGCAGGTACGGGCCGTATCGGTCATGCGGGTGATCTTAAGCGACGGCGTGGCGGTCCCCGTGACCGTGACCGTGGCGCAAACCCGCGACGGGGTGCGAAACATCGCGGCGGGCCTGTCACGGCAGGCGGCGGCATTGTCGATGGTGGTGTTCCTACTGGCGGTTGGGATGTCGGCCATCGCGGTGCGGTCATCGCTGCTACCTCTCAACACCATGGCGCAAAACGTGGCGACGCGCGGCCCCTCGGACCTGCGCCCCTTGCGCAGGCGGGGCCCGCCCGAGTTGATGCCGCTGGTCCACGCCCTCAACCGCCTGATGGAACGCCTTGGCGGGTCCATGAAACGGTCCGAGGATTTCATCGCGGAAGCCGCGCACCGGGTGCGCACCCCCTTGGCGATTGTGCGCACTCAGGCCGAGATCGCCCTGCATTCGGTGACGGAAGACGGGCAAAAGCAAACCCTGCGCAGGGTCATTCGGGCGGTCGATGATGCGTCGCGCTCGGCCTCGCAATTGCTCGATCACGCGATGGTGTCGTTCCGCGCCGACGCCCTGGCCCGCGAACGGGTGGATTTGCCAAGCCTTGCCAGCGGCGTGGCCGATACGCTGCGGCCCACGGCAGAGATGAAGGACATCGACATCGCCTTGACCCTGAGTGCGGGAACTGTCGAAGGGGATGCGATCTTGCTGCAAAATGCTCTTCGAAACGTGCTGGACAACGCGATCAAATACTCGCCCGCCGAGACCATCGTGCGGGTGGATGTGACCAAACAGGGGGACGAAGCGCGGATCGTGGTTCGTGATGAGGGGCCGGGGTTCGGGGACGGGTCCGCGGCGCATCTGACCGAGAGGTTCAGGCGCGGCGCCAAGGTGGAAGGGATTGTGGGCTCGGGCCTTGGGCTGACCATTGCGGACGAGGCGCTACGTGCCCACGGCGGCCGGCTGGAGTTGGGACTGGCAGAGGGAGGTGGCGCATGTGTTTTCCTGATTTTACCAGCAGTCTGA
- a CDS encoding response regulator transcription factor, whose product MRFLLVEDNEELADSVVQRLGLDGHAVDHAGTLSEAEDCLAVAEYDLILLDVMLPDGDGRDRLTRWRDRLQTPVIVLTARSQISDRVGALDQGADDYITKPFDFSELEARCRAVLRRRGGAAKNEVALGDAIFDPTAGTLRAGGAVVDLRNREIRLLEVFARNPGHILSKSQLMDRLFSHDADVTENAIEVYVGRLRRKLDGVGVKIETVRGAGYRMTP is encoded by the coding sequence ATGCGGTTCTTACTCGTTGAAGATAATGAAGAATTAGCCGACAGCGTGGTGCAGCGTCTGGGGCTGGATGGCCATGCCGTGGATCATGCGGGCACGCTGTCAGAGGCCGAGGACTGCCTGGCCGTGGCGGAATATGACCTGATTCTGCTCGACGTGATGCTGCCCGATGGCGATGGCCGCGACAGGCTGACGCGCTGGCGCGACCGGCTGCAAACTCCGGTGATCGTGCTGACCGCCCGCAGCCAGATTTCCGACCGGGTGGGGGCGTTGGACCAAGGCGCCGATGATTACATCACCAAGCCCTTCGACTTCAGCGAGCTGGAGGCCCGCTGCCGCGCCGTACTCCGCCGCCGGGGCGGGGCCGCCAAGAACGAGGTGGCCCTGGGGGATGCCATCTTCGACCCCACCGCGGGCACGCTGCGCGCGGGCGGCGCGGTGGTGGACCTGCGCAACCGGGAGATCCGACTGCTTGAGGTCTTCGCCCGTAATCCCGGCCACATCCTGTCAAAATCGCAACTGATGGATCGGCTGTTTTCCCACGACGCCGACGTGACGGAGAACGCGATCGAGGTCTATGTGGGCCGTCTGCGCCGCAAGTTGGACGGCGTTGGCGTGAAGATCGAAACGGTCCGTGGGGCGGGCTACCGGATGACCCCATGA
- a CDS encoding tripartite tricarboxylate transporter substrate binding protein — protein sequence MKLSRRVMMTAAAAMVAMSGAAQADGHQVLDELHFLIPGGAGGGWDGTARGTGEALTGAGLVGSASYENMSGGGGGVAIAHMIENADSMGNTMMVNSTPIVIRSLTGVFPQSFRDLTLVAGTIGDYAALVVPADSELTSMADLVSAYQTDATAFAIGGGSVPGGMDHLVAAMAMEAAGEDPTGFNYIPYDAGGAAMAGLLSGEIQALSTGFSEAVTLAEQGEVRILGVTAPERVDAYADAPTMMEQDIDVEFVNWRGFFAAPGLDDETVANMRAAIAAMYDTPEWETVRAQNGWVNIHNPGDDFETFLENQEQQIGDLMRTLGFL from the coding sequence ATGAAACTTTCGCGTCGGGTCATGATGACCGCGGCCGCCGCAATGGTGGCAATGTCTGGTGCAGCGCAGGCCGATGGCCACCAGGTGCTGGACGAACTTCACTTCCTGATCCCCGGCGGCGCCGGTGGTGGTTGGGACGGCACAGCCCGTGGCACGGGCGAGGCGCTGACCGGCGCTGGCCTTGTCGGCTCTGCTTCTTATGAGAACATGTCCGGCGGCGGCGGCGGTGTGGCGATTGCCCACATGATCGAAAACGCCGACAGCATGGGCAACACGATGATGGTGAACTCTACCCCCATCGTCATCCGGTCCCTGACCGGTGTGTTCCCTCAATCGTTCCGTGATCTGACGCTTGTGGCGGGCACCATCGGTGACTACGCCGCCTTGGTTGTGCCTGCGGACAGCGAATTGACCTCCATGGCTGACCTCGTGTCTGCCTACCAAACCGATGCCACGGCTTTCGCCATTGGTGGCGGTTCGGTTCCCGGCGGGATGGATCACCTTGTCGCGGCCATGGCGATGGAAGCAGCGGGCGAAGACCCCACCGGCTTCAACTACATCCCCTATGACGCGGGCGGCGCGGCGATGGCGGGCCTTCTGTCCGGCGAGATCCAGGCGCTTTCCACCGGCTTCTCCGAGGCCGTGACATTGGCCGAGCAAGGCGAAGTGCGCATCCTTGGCGTGACCGCGCCCGAGCGTGTGGATGCCTATGCCGACGCGCCCACGATGATGGAGCAGGACATCGATGTGGAATTCGTCAACTGGCGTGGGTTCTTCGCCGCTCCGGGTCTGGACGATGAGACCGTTGCAAACATGCGTGCTGCAATCGCTGCAATGTACGACACGCCTGAATGGGAAACCGTTCGTGCGCAAAACGGTTGGGTGAACATCCACAACCCCGGCGACGATTTCGAGACGTTCCTGGAAAACCAGGAACAGCAAATCGGCGACCTGATGCGTACATTGGGCTTCCTCTAA
- a CDS encoding tripartite tricarboxylate transporter TctB family protein: MALDRWIALIFVGMCCAYGYAAFFTMDHLLPPFMQRNPVWPSTFPKILAIAGILTGLVVVLGLEKQGEEKEPSATDINYRRLQDYNTGQAIGLLVLMVVYALALRPAGFIAATTLFLIAGSFVLGERKFHVMIPVAGIATFIVWYLVQEVLGIFLRPWPFFLA, from the coding sequence ATGGCGCTCGATCGCTGGATCGCGCTGATTTTCGTGGGCATGTGCTGTGCTTACGGCTACGCAGCTTTCTTTACGATGGACCACCTTTTGCCGCCGTTCATGCAGCGCAACCCGGTGTGGCCCTCGACGTTTCCGAAAATTCTCGCCATCGCGGGCATTCTGACCGGATTGGTTGTCGTGCTTGGCCTCGAGAAACAGGGCGAGGAGAAAGAGCCCTCCGCCACCGATATCAATTACCGCCGTTTGCAGGACTACAACACCGGCCAAGCCATCGGATTGCTCGTCCTCATGGTGGTCTATGCCCTGGCCCTGCGCCCGGCGGGCTTCATCGCCGCCACAACGCTTTTCCTGATCGCCGGAAGCTTTGTTCTGGGCGAGCGGAAGTTCCACGTCATGATCCCCGTGGCGGGGATTGCCACCTTTATCGTCTGGTATCTCGTGCAAGAGGTCCTTGGCATTTTCCTGCGGCCTTGGCCGTTCTTCTTGGCCTGA